Part of the Corynebacterium efficiens YS-314 genome is shown below.
ATACCGAGGACAGGCATGCCCCTGCCTGCGGCCTCGATGACGGACTGCATGACGGGTGCCAGTGCGGAGATGGCACCGGTGCGCAGGTAGTCACCGTAGGAGAAACCACCGGGGACCACAACGGCGTCAACGCCCCTGAGATCCTCGTCGGCGTGCCAGAGGTTGACCGGCTCGGCACCTGCGATGCGGACGGCGCGCAGCGCATCGACATCATCGAGGGTGCCGGGGAAGGTGATGACACCGATCTTGGCACTCACTTGGCGACCTCTACTCCCACCACATCGAAGTCCTCGATGACGGTGTTGGCAAGAAGGGTCTCGGCGATCTTCTCCAGGTCGGCGGTGGAGACGGAATCATCGACCTCCAGCTCGAAGCGCTTACCCTGACGGACATCGGAAACTCCGGTTACCCCGATACGGCCCAGGGCGCGGTGGACCGCTTGTCCCTGGGGATCCAGAATTTCCGCCTTCGGCATGACATTGACAACTACACGGGCCACGTATTTTCCCTAACTCAAGGCGACAATGTTTTACCTGCACAGTGTATCGCCTGATCCCGCAACAACCTAGCCCGGTGTCACACGGGGAGATTGTCCTCAATCACCGAGGTGACCTCGTCATCCTCCGGATCCATCCGCGGACCGAAACGGGCAATGGTCTCACCATCGGCATTGATGAGGAACTTCTCGAAATTCCACT
Proteins encoded:
- the purS gene encoding phosphoribosylformylglycinamidine synthase subunit PurS; this translates as MARVVVNVMPKAEILDPQGQAVHRALGRIGVTGVSDVRQGKRFELEVDDSVSTADLEKIAETLLANTVIEDFDVVGVEVAK